A stretch of Mucilaginibacter terrae DNA encodes these proteins:
- a CDS encoding carbamoyltransferase family protein: protein MYVLGINAVFHDSAACIIKDGVLLAATEEERFTHFKHGKRPVPFSTWELPFHAIDYCLKIAGIHINDVDHIAYSFDPYLLIGEKYRGKSTIEIPFEEGRSHLGDDFKNVWDPLFLSSIINAPGQLRDGYPHHLQKRFVGCNIPREKWHFVEHHVSHAASAFNCSPYKNAAVMTVDGRGEQATTTYNIGSGNQLDRIGQVNMPHSLGLLYEDVTTYLGFLHSSDEYKVMALASYGKPDFVKDFREIVHLGNNGQYTINNQRLEERFGPQRLRHEDFTSHHFNIAHSLQLVLEESMLELTGWLQQETGEENLCLAGGVALNCVANARLRDRGAFKNIWVQPASGDDGTALGAALWVDAKARNTDERNFEMTHCYWGPEYTDEEIEKSMKLWKVPYRKLNNIAEETADILAQNKIIGWYQGRMEFGPRALGSRSILASPITAEMQARLNEVKDREDFRPVAPVVLEEEAANWFEGAQYSPFMLFVYDVKADKVDKIPAVTHTDGTARIQTINEHQHKNYYDLLKAFQRKTGVPVLVNTSFNTLGKPIVCTPRDAIECFWTSPFDALVIGSFVIEK, encoded by the coding sequence ATGTACGTATTAGGCATCAACGCTGTATTTCACGACTCGGCAGCGTGTATTATTAAAGACGGCGTTTTGCTTGCCGCAACCGAAGAGGAGCGATTTACCCACTTTAAACATGGCAAAAGGCCGGTGCCATTCTCAACCTGGGAACTACCATTTCATGCCATTGATTACTGCTTAAAGATAGCAGGGATTCACATCAATGATGTTGACCACATTGCATACTCATTCGACCCATACCTACTTATTGGCGAAAAATATCGTGGTAAATCAACTATCGAAATTCCCTTTGAAGAAGGTCGATCACATTTAGGAGATGATTTTAAAAATGTATGGGACCCGCTGTTTTTGTCGTCCATAATTAATGCTCCCGGTCAGTTGCGCGATGGGTACCCTCATCACCTGCAAAAGCGTTTTGTAGGCTGTAACATACCGCGCGAAAAGTGGCATTTTGTAGAGCACCACGTATCGCATGCTGCCAGTGCGTTTAATTGTTCGCCGTATAAAAACGCAGCAGTAATGACGGTTGACGGCAGGGGAGAACAGGCAACTACAACCTACAACATAGGCAGCGGCAATCAACTGGATAGGATAGGGCAGGTAAACATGCCGCACTCATTGGGTTTACTTTACGAAGATGTAACCACTTACCTCGGTTTCCTGCATTCATCAGATGAATACAAGGTAATGGCATTGGCATCATATGGCAAGCCCGATTTTGTTAAAGATTTCCGCGAGATAGTGCATTTAGGGAATAATGGTCAATACACCATCAACAACCAGCGCCTCGAAGAACGCTTCGGCCCTCAGCGTTTACGCCACGAAGATTTTACTTCGCATCATTTCAATATTGCCCACTCGCTGCAATTGGTTTTAGAAGAAAGCATGCTGGAGCTTACCGGCTGGCTGCAACAAGAAACAGGTGAAGAAAACCTTTGCCTTGCCGGTGGCGTAGCGCTAAACTGTGTAGCTAATGCCCGTTTACGTGATCGGGGAGCATTCAAGAATATTTGGGTACAACCCGCCTCGGGCGATGACGGTACGGCATTAGGTGCTGCCCTTTGGGTTGATGCCAAAGCGCGTAATACAGATGAACGTAATTTTGAAATGACGCATTGCTACTGGGGACCAGAATATACCGATGAGGAAATCGAAAAATCGATGAAACTGTGGAAGGTGCCTTATCGAAAACTCAATAACATTGCTGAAGAAACCGCCGATATATTGGCGCAAAATAAAATTATTGGCTGGTACCAGGGTCGCATGGAATTTGGTCCAAGGGCATTGGGAAGCCGTTCTATATTGGCATCGCCCATAACTGCCGAAATGCAGGCAAGGCTGAATGAGGTGAAAGATCGTGAAGATTTTCGCCCGGTGGCGCCTGTGGTGTTGGAAGAAGAAGCAGCCAATTGGTTTGAAGGCGCACAATACTCGCCGTTTATGCTTTTTGTATACGATGTAAAAGCCGACAAGGTTGATAAAATACCGGCGGTTACGCATACCGATGGCACTGCGCGCATACAAACCATTAATGAGCATCAGCATAAAAACTATTATGACCTGTTAAAGGCTTTTCAGCGCAAAACAGGGGTGCCGGTATTGGTAAATACTTCGTTCAATACCTTGGGTAAACCCATTGTTTGTACGCCAAGGGATGCTATCGAGTGTTTTTGGACTTCGCCTTTTGATGCTTTGGTTATTGGCTCTTTTGTGATAGAGAAATGA
- a CDS encoding glycosyltransferase family 2 protein produces the protein MSIIASVVIPTYCRPQLLHKCLEALLQQQFDRESYEIIVVSDGPDDETKKEVEQFAGYDKPKVRYIALPVKKGPAAARNLGWQSAKGYVIAFTDDDCLPQKTWLQNMVNNCAPGQEIALTGKVVVPFNSERPTDYELNTANLQTAEFITANCACAKTVLEKTGGFDEEFSMAWREDSDLHFRLLSKGIPIKRVGNAIVVHPVRSALWGVSIKEQKKTMYDALLYKKHPKLFRKRIRPVSPYLYYAIVVAFVLMLSGMIFQEQNLTITGGVAWLSFTVLFIYKRLNESDLSPKHVAEMVVTSLFIPFLSVYWQWYGAVKYRVLFI, from the coding sequence ATGAGCATAATAGCATCGGTTGTAATACCTACTTATTGTCGTCCGCAATTACTGCACAAGTGCCTCGAAGCATTGTTGCAACAGCAATTTGATAGGGAATCTTACGAAATTATTGTAGTGAGCGATGGCCCTGACGATGAGACAAAAAAAGAAGTAGAGCAATTTGCAGGCTACGATAAGCCCAAAGTAAGATACATTGCCTTGCCGGTAAAAAAAGGCCCTGCTGCCGCCCGTAATTTAGGCTGGCAAAGTGCCAAAGGCTATGTAATTGCATTTACCGATGATGATTGCCTCCCGCAAAAAACATGGTTACAAAACATGGTGAACAATTGTGCGCCGGGACAAGAAATTGCGCTAACAGGTAAAGTAGTTGTGCCTTTTAATAGCGAACGGCCAACCGACTACGAACTTAATACCGCAAACCTGCAAACGGCCGAATTTATTACCGCAAACTGTGCCTGCGCAAAAACAGTCCTCGAAAAAACAGGAGGGTTTGATGAAGAATTCAGTATGGCCTGGCGTGAGGATAGTGATCTGCACTTCAGGTTACTAAGTAAAGGCATTCCGATTAAAAGAGTGGGAAATGCGATAGTTGTTCATCCGGTGCGAAGTGCCCTGTGGGGGGTGAGTATAAAGGAGCAAAAGAAAACCATGTATGATGCCCTGCTTTACAAAAAGCACCCAAAACTATTCAGGAAAAGGATCAGGCCTGTATCGCCTTACCTGTATTATGCCATTGTAGTTGCTTTTGTGTTGATGCTATCAGGAATGATTTTTCAAGAACAAAATCTCACAATTACTGGTGGTGTTGCATGGTTGAGCTTTACGGTGTTGTTTATTTATAAGCGGTTAAACGAAAGTGATCTATCGCCAAAGCACGTTGCCGAAATGGTAGTGACGTCCCTTTTTATCCCGTTCTTGTCGGTTTATTGGCAGTGGTACGGTGCTGTTAAATACCGCGTATTATTTATATAA
- a CDS encoding glycosyltransferase family 9 protein → MKLPTEEIKSIAIFRALQLGDMLCIIPAIRALRNANPQAKITLVGLPWSKSFTERFNQYFDDFIHFPGYPALPEQVFNPADFPAFLVDVQSRKFDLAIQMQGNGSVVNPMVELFGAHYTAGYTIEGHYAPDNGLFMPYPDHGHEIERHIALMEFLGIKSQGTELEYPLIEDDESALAALQLGIEPGHYVCVHPGSRGAWRQWPVQYFAALANYCAGQGYKVVITGTKEEAAIIDDVILHMNHEPINTAGQTSMGAVGVLIKKSALLISNCTGVSHMAAAFKTPSIVISMDGEPHRWGPLDTTTHRTFDWLKYPDFDSVFNELKQLLTVNTKVNATPLLK, encoded by the coding sequence ATGAAATTACCTACCGAAGAGATAAAAAGCATTGCCATTTTCAGGGCCTTGCAGTTAGGAGATATGCTATGCATTATTCCTGCCATACGTGCTTTGCGCAACGCCAACCCGCAAGCCAAAATAACGCTTGTTGGCTTGCCTTGGAGCAAATCGTTTACCGAGCGGTTTAATCAATATTTTGACGATTTTATTCATTTCCCAGGCTACCCGGCATTACCCGAGCAGGTTTTCAACCCGGCCGATTTTCCCGCCTTTTTAGTGGATGTACAAAGCCGAAAGTTCGATTTAGCAATACAAATGCAAGGCAATGGCTCGGTGGTTAACCCCATGGTTGAACTTTTTGGGGCACACTATACCGCAGGCTATACCATTGAAGGGCATTATGCGCCCGATAATGGTTTATTTATGCCTTATCCTGATCATGGTCATGAAATAGAAAGGCATATTGCCTTAATGGAATTTTTAGGAATTAAATCACAGGGCACCGAACTGGAGTACCCCCTTATCGAAGATGATGAAAGCGCTTTGGCCGCGCTGCAACTGGGTATCGAACCTGGCCATTATGTTTGTGTGCACCCCGGTTCGCGCGGTGCATGGCGGCAATGGCCTGTTCAATATTTTGCGGCACTGGCCAATTATTGTGCCGGGCAAGGTTATAAAGTGGTAATAACCGGTACCAAGGAAGAGGCTGCTATTATTGACGACGTGATCTTGCACATGAACCATGAGCCCATTAACACAGCCGGGCAAACCAGCATGGGGGCGGTAGGTGTGCTTATCAAAAAATCGGCTTTGTTGATCTCCAATTGTACTGGCGTATCACACATGGCGGCGGCGTTTAAAACCCCAAGTATAGTCATTAGTATGGATGGTGAACCACACCGCTGGGGGCCGTTAGATACAACAACTCATCGTACTTTCGATTGGTTGAAATACCCCGATTTTGATTCGGTGTTTAATGAGCTTAAACAACTGTTAACAGTTAATACTAAAGTCAACGCCACTCCATTATTAAAATAG
- a CDS encoding sigma-70 family RNA polymerase sigma factor translates to MTEYNLYTDAELVHLLKEGDEIAFSAIYDKYWKVLMGLAYNHTKDRFSAEEIVQEVFLSLWKRKNELAINSLNAYLATAVKFSIFKQIRQVKLREALIQHHYSPGVCDRLEDQINAKFLQEYIDGIVEELPDKCKQVYIYSRRDGLKNSEISLKMNIGEKAVEAHITKALKLIRLNLKEIGVLMCVAVEKIIF, encoded by the coding sequence TTGACTGAGTATAATTTATATACCGATGCCGAACTTGTTCATCTTTTAAAAGAAGGTGACGAGATTGCGTTTTCGGCTATATATGATAAGTACTGGAAAGTTTTGATGGGTTTAGCCTACAATCATACTAAAGACAGATTTTCTGCAGAAGAAATTGTGCAGGAGGTTTTTTTAAGCTTATGGAAAAGGAAGAATGAACTGGCGATCAATTCCCTTAATGCTTATTTAGCAACCGCTGTCAAGTTTTCCATATTTAAGCAAATACGCCAGGTTAAGCTTCGCGAGGCACTTATTCAACACCATTACTCCCCCGGTGTGTGCGACAGGCTTGAAGACCAGATCAACGCCAAATTTCTTCAAGAGTATATTGATGGTATTGTTGAGGAGTTGCCCGATAAATGCAAACAGGTATACATCTACAGCCGTAGGGATGGGCTTAAAAATTCAGAGATCTCATTAAAAATGAATATTGGTGAAAAAGCTGTTGAAGCCCATATTACCAAAGCCCTGAAATTAATACGCTTAAATTTAAAAGAAATTGGAGTTTTGATGTGCGTAGCAGTCGAAAAAATAATTTTTTGA
- a CDS encoding FecR family protein → MEEKYLDILIQKYLNNTATAEEIRALHDWYRSVNDESHVLPYITLEEEQHAKQKMLLKLQKQITANKPADKKVRAFYKYAAVAAVLIIGVFLGIRLEYSNRQFNEAEKTTIVTGFGQRKIIHLNDGSTVWLSAGSKITYPVAFKGKLREVNFLGEAYFDIAKDKAHPFIIHTLNTTTKVLGTSFNVKAFPKQLTVEVALVEGKVSFKGQKSEVILLPHEQVVYNKTAGTLTKSKFSDANDVVARREGEYKFDNMRVNEIAEELTRNFNVNITVEGEVKNCTFFGRLKKGETVDRFLNKMGLIVNASVSKSGNGYLIKGGGCK, encoded by the coding sequence ATGGAGGAAAAATACTTAGATATATTAATCCAAAAGTATCTTAATAATACAGCAACTGCCGAAGAAATTAGGGCTTTGCATGACTGGTATAGATCTGTGAATGATGAAAGTCATGTTTTGCCTTACATAACATTGGAAGAGGAGCAGCATGCAAAGCAAAAAATGCTGTTAAAGCTGCAAAAACAAATTACGGCTAATAAACCTGCCGATAAGAAAGTACGTGCCTTTTACAAATATGCCGCCGTTGCAGCTGTGCTTATTATTGGAGTTTTTCTGGGTATAAGGCTGGAGTATTCAAACCGCCAGTTTAATGAGGCCGAAAAAACAACAATTGTAACCGGCTTTGGGCAACGCAAAATTATTCACCTTAATGATGGCTCAACAGTTTGGCTAAGTGCCGGTAGCAAAATAACTTACCCGGTTGCTTTTAAAGGCAAGCTGCGCGAGGTAAACTTTTTAGGCGAAGCTTATTTTGATATAGCCAAAGACAAAGCCCATCCTTTTATTATACATACCTTAAATACAACCACTAAGGTGTTGGGTACATCTTTCAATGTAAAAGCATTTCCTAAGCAATTAACTGTGGAGGTTGCTTTGGTTGAAGGAAAGGTATCGTTTAAAGGTCAAAAATCTGAAGTGATTTTATTACCTCATGAGCAGGTGGTTTACAATAAAACAGCCGGCACTTTAACCAAGAGCAAGTTTAGCGATGCAAATGATGTAGTTGCCCGCCGGGAGGGTGAATATAAGTTTGATAATATGCGTGTTAACGAGATTGCTGAAGAACTGACCCGAAATTTTAACGTAAATATAACGGTAGAAGGAGAGGTGAAAAATTGCACATTTTTTGGCCGGTTAAAAAAAGGCGAAACAGTTGACAGGTTTCTTAATAAAATGGGGCTTATTGTAAATGCATCGGTTTCTAAATCAGGGAATGGTTATTTAATTAAGGGAGGGGGATGTAAATGA
- a CDS encoding SusC/RagA family TonB-linked outer membrane protein, producing the protein MNFNVSLNKGGKLLLFMKISTLIVAVICSAMLSVTAATVEGQVLNTKVSIDISEVKLDDAISKISNASGVKFTYNGTIVNSGIKVSAHAKGLALSTVLDELLKHTPFVYKAIDDEIIITTGKRIATYSAMQRILTGKVTDERGQPLPGASVKVKGSDRGAITDAKGNYQVQVNDESEVLVFTFIGYKTKEIVALGVKTLDVQLEPNPENELKEVAVVAFGTQRKVSIVGAQSSVKVSELKQPVANITNVLAGRLAGVVAVQRSGEPGATASDIWIRGISSFNTSGPLVLIDGVTRGDNVSGTSLLNNIDPEDIESFTVLKDASATAVYGVRGANGVILIQTKKGVAGKPAINFNYYEGISTFTRLPEMADGETYMNLVNEALTTRGRTPKYSNEYIQRTINKTDPLLYPDVDWFDAVFNKHSRNRHGNLNITGGVPSAKYFVSTGYYEETGLLKTDDLAQYNSTLKYSRYNFTSNLNLEITKSTKLDLGVQGFVSNRNAPAISSSDIFSQAMTIPPVEFPIMYPGNRIPGRSANGDQRNPYADLTRRGYANSFNNQIFSNIRLTQDLSVLTKGLTFSTMFSVDVTSGRNITRTKREPTYFPNADKPYNDDGTLNLERTYDGDGNYLKFSNNSFLGRKYYTESSLNYDRTFGSHRVGGLLLYNQEDRTNAIGSSDQGTNVANNQFINSIPYRLRGIAARATYSYKDRYFAEFNMGYNGSENFVPTRRYGFFPAFGIGWIPSQEKFFEPLKNIITYFKVRYTNGYAGEDLNGARRFAYIDILNDNASGYGFGNNGQTNFSGISIQDYAVDVTWSKSHKQDLGIELKTLNDKLSLTVDFFKEHRTGIFLRRGAVPSYVGLVQSPYGNLGVVDNKGVEASLQNDITIGNVGLNVRGSITYNKDKAIENDQPTPTYPWMDARGTNVLAQFGYIAEGLFKNQQEIDNSAVPGARENILPGDIKYRDLNNDGVINAYDVTRIGRGDIPAIVYGFGLNVSYKNFNLGGFFQGTAQAQRYISGKAIQPFSTDGGISNAYAIATDRWTPENPDQNAMYPRLAYGDAANANNTLTSSWWIKDASFIRLKTAEFGYTFPKTAFRKIGVKSARIYMMGYNLITISKFKLWDPEINTGNGTTYPNIKTLSLGINAQF; encoded by the coding sequence ATGAATTTTAATGTATCCCTTAATAAGGGAGGCAAACTGCTGCTTTTTATGAAAATCAGTACTTTAATTGTCGCGGTTATTTGTAGTGCTATGTTGTCTGTTACCGCGGCAACGGTTGAAGGCCAGGTGCTAAATACCAAAGTTTCAATTGATATAAGCGAAGTCAAATTAGACGACGCCATATCCAAAATTTCAAATGCTTCGGGTGTTAAATTTACCTATAACGGCACTATAGTTAATAGTGGCATTAAAGTAAGTGCACATGCCAAAGGTTTGGCTTTGAGTACGGTATTGGATGAATTGCTTAAACACACACCGTTTGTTTATAAGGCTATTGATGATGAGATAATTATTACTACAGGAAAGAGAATAGCCACTTATTCTGCCATGCAGCGTATCCTTACCGGTAAGGTAACTGATGAAAGGGGCCAGCCACTTCCCGGAGCATCGGTAAAAGTAAAGGGTAGCGATAGGGGAGCAATTACAGACGCAAAGGGTAATTACCAGGTGCAGGTGAATGATGAGAGTGAGGTTTTGGTGTTTACATTTATTGGTTACAAAACCAAGGAGATTGTTGCGTTGGGTGTTAAAACCCTGGATGTACAATTAGAACCTAATCCCGAAAATGAATTAAAAGAAGTTGCCGTAGTAGCTTTTGGTACACAACGCAAGGTGAGTATTGTAGGCGCACAATCAAGCGTTAAGGTGAGCGAACTTAAACAACCGGTTGCTAATATTACGAATGTGTTGGCAGGTAGATTGGCTGGTGTGGTAGCGGTACAACGCTCGGGCGAGCCCGGTGCAACCGCTTCCGATATTTGGATCAGGGGAATTTCTTCATTTAACACAAGCGGTCCGTTAGTGTTGATCGACGGCGTTACACGCGGCGATAATGTGAGCGGAACATCACTGTTAAACAATATCGATCCTGAAGACATTGAATCATTCACTGTTTTGAAAGATGCATCTGCCACAGCAGTTTACGGGGTAAGGGGTGCAAATGGTGTAATATTAATACAAACTAAAAAAGGTGTAGCAGGAAAGCCTGCCATTAACTTTAATTATTACGAAGGCATCAGCACGTTCACCCGCCTGCCGGAAATGGCCGATGGTGAAACATACATGAATTTGGTGAACGAGGCGCTTACCACACGTGGCCGCACACCTAAATATTCCAATGAGTACATCCAACGCACTATTAACAAAACCGACCCTTTATTATACCCTGATGTGGACTGGTTTGATGCTGTTTTTAATAAGCATAGCCGTAATCGTCATGGCAACCTCAATATAACAGGCGGTGTTCCAAGCGCCAAGTATTTTGTTTCTACAGGTTATTATGAAGAAACAGGTTTATTAAAAACCGATGACCTGGCTCAGTATAATTCGACTTTAAAATATTCGCGCTATAATTTTACCAGTAACCTTAACCTCGAAATAACCAAAAGCACGAAATTGGATCTGGGTGTACAGGGCTTCGTTTCTAACCGTAATGCACCCGCTATTTCGAGTAGTGATATTTTTTCGCAGGCAATGACTATTCCGCCGGTTGAATTCCCGATAATGTATCCGGGAAACCGCATACCGGGCCGCAGCGCAAACGGAGACCAACGTAATCCGTACGCAGATCTTACTCGTCGTGGTTATGCAAATTCCTTCAACAATCAGATTTTTTCAAACATCAGATTAACCCAGGATTTGTCTGTTCTTACCAAGGGCTTAACCTTTAGTACGATGTTTTCGGTGGATGTAACCAGTGGGCGCAATATTACCCGTACCAAAAGAGAGCCCACTTATTTCCCTAATGCTGATAAACCTTATAATGATGATGGCACACTTAACCTGGAAAGAACTTATGATGGTGATGGCAACTATCTTAAATTTTCTAATAACAGCTTCTTAGGACGAAAGTATTATACCGAGTCGTCTCTTAATTATGACAGGACGTTTGGTAGCCACAGGGTGGGCGGCTTGCTTTTGTACAATCAGGAAGATCGTACCAATGCCATAGGCTCATCTGATCAGGGTACTAACGTGGCCAATAACCAGTTTATTAACTCTATTCCTTACAGGTTACGTGGTATTGCTGCAAGAGCTACTTATTCCTACAAGGATCGTTATTTTGCTGAGTTTAATATGGGCTACAATGGTTCTGAAAACTTTGTTCCCACACGCCGGTATGGCTTCTTTCCAGCCTTTGGTATAGGCTGGATACCATCTCAGGAGAAGTTTTTTGAGCCTTTAAAAAATATCATCACCTACTTTAAAGTACGGTACACTAACGGTTATGCAGGCGAGGATCTTAATGGTGCCAGGAGGTTTGCCTATATCGACATATTGAATGATAACGCATCGGGTTATGGGTTTGGCAATAACGGGCAAACTAACTTTTCCGGGATCAGCATTCAGGACTATGCAGTTGATGTAACCTGGTCAAAATCACATAAACAAGATTTAGGCATTGAGCTAAAAACACTGAACGATAAACTCTCATTAACGGTAGATTTTTTTAAAGAACATCGTACCGGTATATTTTTAAGGCGCGGTGCCGTACCGTCATACGTAGGGTTAGTACAATCGCCTTACGGCAACCTTGGCGTTGTAGATAACAAGGGTGTAGAGGCAAGCTTACAAAACGATATTACCATTGGCAATGTAGGCCTTAATGTGCGTGGAAGCATAACTTACAATAAAGATAAGGCAATAGAGAACGATCAGCCTACGCCTACCTATCCATGGATGGATGCAAGAGGCACCAATGTACTGGCACAGTTTGGTTATATAGCCGAAGGTTTATTTAAAAACCAGCAAGAAATTGACAACAGTGCCGTTCCGGGTGCCAGGGAAAACATCCTGCCCGGCGATATAAAATACCGTGATTTAAATAATGATGGCGTAATTAACGCATATGACGTTACCCGTATAGGTCGTGGTGATATACCTGCTATTGTATATGGTTTTGGCCTTAATGTAAGTTATAAAAACTTTAACCTGGGCGGCTTTTTTCAGGGCACGGCACAGGCTCAGCGTTATATATCAGGTAAGGCAATTCAGCCGTTTTCAACCGATGGAGGTATAAGCAATGCCTATGCAATTGCAACTGATAGGTGGACTCCTGAAAACCCAGATCAAAATGCCATGTACCCAAGGCTGGCCTACGGCGATGCTGCCAATGCAAATAATACACTCACCAGCTCATGGTGGATCAAAGATGCCAGTTTTATTCGCTTAAAAACTGCAGAATTTGGTTATACATTCCCCAAAACTGCATTCCGCAAAATAGGTGTTAAAAGTGCCCGCATTTATATGATGGGTTACAACCTGATCACTATTAGCAAATTCAAGCTATGGGACCCGGAAATTAATACCGGAAATGGCACGACCTATCCAAACATAAAAACCCTTTCGCTGGGTATTAACGCACAGTTTTAA
- a CDS encoding RagB/SusD family nutrient uptake outer membrane protein → MKRIAILAIILMVSMNISCKKDFFDQVPDDRLTLEETFNSRDASEKFLANVYNFIKDESEQRFSVPWTAGSDEADFVWGFAPSNNINNGTYDASSGFINTYWQSYYQAIRSASIFMANIDKVPDLPASLKTQYKAEAKALRAYFYFQLMRLYGPIILIGEDVIAADASFEELQKPRNSYDECVNYVVAEMDAAAAALPVTANTANLGRMTKSIILAYKAELLLSAASPLFNGNTDYAALKNSDGKQLINQTFDATKWKRAADAAKAFLDQFVPGTYTLFKKNDDNGNYSAYLSCRDVMLENWNKEVIFARDQNNIPGLQYERVPYHQGYSDEVRASGGLGATQNMVDAYFTANGRSIDDSASGYVSSGYTGYQAPGDDRIRGVWNAWANREPRFYVGITYTGSKWLNTNSGEVITDIFAHGNSGKATGGNDYSTTGYMVRKNVSTGTWYDGGRSLVMLRLAQLYLDYAEALNEAEPGNADILKYLNLIRERAGIPQYGSSSLPAPASQAAMREAIRKERRVELAFENVRFFDVRRWKIAEDTQKGPIKGLTVDADPPNFFNVVTLETRVFQKKHYLFPIPQADINSDKQLKQNTGW, encoded by the coding sequence ATGAAAAGAATAGCCATCCTTGCCATCATATTAATGGTTAGCATGAACATATCCTGCAAAAAAGATTTTTTTGACCAGGTACCAGATGACCGCCTTACACTCGAAGAAACTTTTAACAGCCGGGATGCATCAGAAAAGTTTCTGGCCAATGTGTATAACTTCATAAAAGACGAGTCTGAACAACGTTTCTCGGTGCCTTGGACAGCCGGTAGCGACGAAGCCGATTTTGTTTGGGGGTTTGCGCCAAGCAACAATATTAACAATGGCACTTATGATGCCTCAAGCGGTTTTATTAATACTTACTGGCAGTCATATTACCAGGCAATACGCTCGGCAAGCATATTCATGGCCAATATTGATAAAGTGCCCGATTTACCGGCATCGCTTAAAACACAGTATAAGGCCGAGGCAAAAGCGCTCAGAGCATACTTCTATTTTCAATTGATGCGTTTGTACGGCCCCATAATACTTATTGGGGAAGATGTTATTGCAGCCGACGCCTCTTTTGAGGAATTGCAAAAGCCCCGTAACTCTTATGATGAATGCGTGAATTATGTGGTTGCTGAAATGGATGCTGCCGCTGCCGCGTTACCGGTTACGGCTAACACCGCAAATTTAGGCAGAATGACGAAAAGCATCATTTTGGCTTATAAAGCAGAACTGCTGTTATCTGCCGCCAGCCCGCTTTTTAATGGTAATACCGATTATGCAGCTTTGAAAAACTCCGATGGGAAACAGCTGATTAATCAAACTTTCGACGCCACCAAGTGGAAACGTGCGGCCGATGCGGCTAAAGCTTTTTTAGACCAGTTTGTTCCCGGAACTTACACGTTGTTTAAAAAGAACGATGATAACGGAAATTACAGCGCCTACCTGTCATGCCGCGACGTGATGCTGGAGAACTGGAACAAGGAAGTGATTTTTGCACGTGATCAAAATAACATCCCGGGGCTACAATATGAGCGCGTACCGTACCACCAGGGTTACAGCGATGAGGTAAGAGCAAGCGGCGGGCTGGGTGCTACTCAAAATATGGTTGATGCCTATTTTACGGCCAACGGACGGTCAATTGATGATTCTGCTTCAGGGTATGTATCAAGCGGCTATACCGGCTACCAGGCACCCGGCGATGACCGGATAAGGGGAGTTTGGAACGCATGGGCCAATCGCGAGCCGAGGTTTTACGTAGGAATTACCTATACTGGCAGTAAATGGTTGAATACCAACTCCGGTGAAGTTATTACAGACATATTTGCCCACGGCAATTCAGGAAAAGCAACCGGCGGGAACGATTATTCGACCACAGGCTACATGGTGCGTAAAAATGTAAGTACCGGCACATGGTACGATGGTGGACGCTCATTGGTAATGCTGCGCTTGGCGCAATTATACCTGGATTATGCCGAGGCGCTTAACGAGGCCGAACCGGGCAACGCAGATATTCTGAAATACCTGAACTTAATACGTGAGCGTGCAGGTATCCCTCAATATGGCAGTTCATCGCTTCCGGCTCCTGCATCGCAAGCAGCCATGCGTGAAGCGATCAGGAAAGAAAGACGTGTAGAACTGGCGTTTGAAAACGTGCGCTTTTTTGATGTAAGGCGTTGGAAAATTGCCGAGGATACACAAAAGGGACCAATTAAAGGTTTAACTGTGGATGCTGATCCGCCTAACTTTTTCAACGTGGTTACTCTGGAAACACGCGTTTTTCAAAAGAAACACTACTTGTTTCCAATTCCACAGGCTGATATAAACAGCGATAAACAGCTAAAACAAAACACCGGCTGGTAA